TGTAGTGATGAGAAAACCTGATGAAAAAACCGGGCGCCGATACGCGCAAACGCTGGATCCGTCGGCTCAAGCCGGTCATATCAATCCTGTTCTTCGTTGGCGTTCCCGCCCTGCTGGTATACATGCTTCGCGATGTGGACTGGCAGGAGGTATGGCAGTCACTGCGCAGTTACGATCCATGGATTCTCGCTGCCGGAGTAGGCATCGCAGCGGTCAGCTACACCATGTTCGCCTGCTACGATCTGCTAGGACGTTATTACACCGGTCATAAACTGAGCGTGCCGAAAACGCTCGGCGTGGCCTTCGTCTGCTACGCCTTCAACCTGAACCTGGGCGCCTGGGTCGGCGGCATGGCACTGCGTTATCGCCTGTATACGCGCATGGGACTGGATACCATGACCGTTACACGCATCTTTTCCATCGCTTTGCTCGCAAACTGGGTCGGCTATATGTTCCTGGCGGGCATGGTGTTTTCGCTACGCCTGGTCGATCTTCCCGAGAACTGGGCCATTGGCGCGACCGCGTTGCAGCTGATCGGCTTTGCGCTGATCGCCGTCAGCATGGGCTACCTGGCAGCGTGCAAGTTTTCAAAGAAAAGAAGCTGGACGGTGCGCGGGAATGAGATCGTGCTGCCTTCGCTACGCTTTGCCTTCATACAGGTGGTCAACGGCGCGGTGAACTGGTCCCTGATGGCCGCCCTGATCTATCTGCTGCTGCCCGAGGAAGCCTTCTATCCCTCGGTTCTGGCGATTCTGCTGGTGAGCAGCATCGCGGGCGTCATCACCCATATTCCCGGCGGGCTGGGTGTTCTGGAAGCGGTGTTCGTGTCCATGCTGCAGCACAAGATCCCCACTGGGGCATTGCTGGCTGCTCTGATAGGCTATCGGGCGATCTATTTCCTGCTACCGCTATCGATCGCCACGATCGCGTATTTCGTGATGGAAAGAGTGGCCCGCAACCAGCATGACGATGTCACGCCGGATGAACAGGCCAGGCGGTCAGAAACCGCCTGATTCGGGCCGTAGGATGAGAGTCCCCAGCGGCGGCAGGTCCAGCGACAGCGACTGGGCCTCGCCGTGGCTGACGATTTCTTCGGTGCGCACCTCGGACTGCGTGCCCGCATTCGAACCGGCATAGTGTTCCGCATCGCTGTTGAGCAACAGCGACCAGACCCCACCCATGGGTACGCCCACGCGATAACCGTTACGCGGCATCGGGGTGAAGTTGTGTATCACCAGCACCGGCACGCCATGTTCCCCTGAACGCAGCCAGGCGAAGACACTGTTCGCTGCGTCGTCACCGATCAGCCACTGAAAGCCCTCGGGGCGCCCGTCCCACTCGTGCAATGCAGGCTCGTTGCGATAGAGGTTATTCAGGTCCTTGACCAGCGTCTGCACGCCTTGATGCTCGCTGTAACGCAGCAGATACCAGTCCAGTTCCGCATCGTGGTTCCACTCGCGCCACGCCCCGATCTCACAGCCCATGAACAGCAGCTTCTTGCCTGGATGGGTCCACATGAAGCTCAGGTAAGCGCGCAGGTTGGCAAACTTCTGCCAGCGGTCCCCAGGCATCTTGTCCAGCAGCGACCGCTTGCCATGCACCACCTCGTCATGCGAGATGGGCAGCACGAACTGCTCGGAGAAAGCGTAATCCAGGCCGAAGGTGACCAGATTGTGGTGGTAGCGTCGATTGATCGAATCTTCGCTGATGTATTTGAGGCTGTCGTGCATCCAGCCCATGTTCCACTTGTAAGCGAAGCCCAGGCCACCTTCACGGGTTGGCTGGCTTACGCCCGGCCAGGCAGTCGATTCTTCAGCAATCACCAGAGCGCCAGGCGCCTCGGTTGCCACCACGTCGTTCAGGTGGCGCAGGAAGTCGATCGCTTCGAGGTTCTCGCGTCCGCCGTAGCGGTTGGGGATCCACTCGTCATGCTTG
The nucleotide sequence above comes from Halopseudomonas xinjiangensis. Encoded proteins:
- a CDS encoding lysylphosphatidylglycerol synthase domain-containing protein produces the protein MKKPGADTRKRWIRRLKPVISILFFVGVPALLVYMLRDVDWQEVWQSLRSYDPWILAAGVGIAAVSYTMFACYDLLGRYYTGHKLSVPKTLGVAFVCYAFNLNLGAWVGGMALRYRLYTRMGLDTMTVTRIFSIALLANWVGYMFLAGMVFSLRLVDLPENWAIGATALQLIGFALIAVSMGYLAACKFSKKRSWTVRGNEIVLPSLRFAFIQVVNGAVNWSLMAALIYLLLPEEAFYPSVLAILLVSSIAGVITHIPGGLGVLEAVFVSMLQHKIPTGALLAALIGYRAIYFLLPLSIATIAYFVMERVARNQHDDVTPDEQARRSETA